From Halomarina ordinaria:
TCGCGTTGGTCTTTCGGTCCTCCTCGTCGCTCTCGATGACGACGAGGCCGTCCTCGACGGCGACCGACACGTCGGGGTACCACAGCTTGCGAGTCACCGAGCCGTTGGGTCCCTCGACGGTGAGGTCGAGGTGGTCCAGCGACGCGCTGACGTCTTCCGGTAGTTCGATTTCGGTTCGGGTCATTAGTACACGTACGCGATGACTTGGCCACCGATGCCCTGGTCGCGGGCCTCGTAGTGGCTCATGATGCCCTCGCTCGTCGTGACGACGAGCGCCCCGTAGTCGCGCGCCGGCAGGAACCGCTTCTCCCACCGTTCGTACTCGTCCGCCTTCGCGGAGTAGCGCGGCTTGACGGGGCCACATTCGTTGATGGCACCCTTCAGTTCGACCTCGAACCGGCCGGCTTTCCCGTCGTCGACGAACTGGAAGCCGTCGATGTACCCGCGGTCGTAGAAGACCTCGAGGACGGAGCCGATGGTGTTCGAGGCGGGCTGTACCGTCTGCGTCAGATGGCCGACGCGCTCGGCGTTGTCGAGGCCGGAGAGCGCGCTGGCGAGGGGGTCGTTGTCCACCATGGTTAGCTGTACTTCTTGAAGCCCATTCCACGGGCGATCTCGCGGAAGCACTGCCGGCACAGCCAGATGTCGTACTTGCCGACGAGACCCTGCTGGCGCTCGCAGCGCTGGCAGGTCTCGAGCTGGCCGGTTCGCTTCGCGGCGTGCTCGCCAGTCTCCTGTTCGGTTTCGCTCTCGCTCATATCAGTTCACCTCGACGTCGAACTCCGCCTCGAGGAACTCGATGGCGTCCTCGACGGTGAGTCGGTGTTTCGACGGTATCTGCCGGGTGACCGCGTCGCGCTTGCGGACGCGGTAGCCGGGACGGACGAGGTTGACCGTCACGTCCAGCCCGTAGATACCGATGCTCGGGTTGTACTCCTGGCTGGGGAAGTCGGTGTGGTCGTCCACGCCGAAGCTGAAGTTCCCCGTCTCGTCGAACTGCCGACGCCGGATGTCGGCGAGTTCGAGCGCGGTGTCGAGGAACTCGGCGGCGCGCTCGCCCCGGAGGGTGACCTTCGCGCCGATGGGGTCGCCCTCGCGGATGTTGAACTCCTGGACCGTCCGCTTGGCGACCGTCCGGACCGACTCCTGACCCGTGACCGCCTCGAGGATGTCCTCGGCGTTCGCCAGCGGCTGTCCGCCCTCGCCGATGCCCATGTGCACGACGACCTTCTCGACGGTCGGCTCGCGCATCTCGTGGAACTCGGCCGACTCGCTCATTCGTCACTCACCCCGTCGGTGAAGTTCTCGTCGATGACGACGACGTACTCCTCGACGGTCTCGAAGCCCTCGCCCTCCTCCTGGGAGACCGAGACGGTGTTCGAACCGCTCCCGGCGGTGACGGTGATCTCCTCGACCGTCCCGATCTCGCCGGCGTGGCGGCCGTCGACCGCGGTGACCAGCGCGCCCTCCTCGTAGGCGAAGTGTGCGACGATGTCCTTCGACTCGTTGTCGACGACGACCGAGTCCTTCCCGGCGACGTCGTCGTCGTCCGTCAGCAGCGTCTGGCCGTCGTGCAGCGTCAGTTGCGTGTCGCCGCCGGCGACGGTGCGCTTGCCGACGACCTTCCCGAGCTTCGAGTCGGCCGCGTCGGCCGCGATGGCCGTCAGCGCGAGCCGACCGCCCGTGCCGGGGAACACCCGGTAGTACTCGTCGCGCTCGGGGAACCCGAGGATGTCGAACATCCCGATGGGGCGGCGCTCGTCGCGGGCCGCCTGGCCGTTGACGAGCACGCTGTCGTTGTCGAGCGCGTAGCGCGCTTCCTTCTTCGAGTCGACGTAGCCGAGCACGTCGCGCAGCAGCACGAGCAGGGGAACCCCCGCCTCACCGTGCGGGCCCGCGCCCGCCTTCACGGTGAAGGTCGCCGTCTTGCGCTCGACCGGCCACGACTTCGGTACCGAGAGTCGTTTCTGGTGTTTACTCATCGTCTTCGTCCTCCGTCAGTCGCGCCTCGCGCACCTCGTCCGAGAGGTCGAGGTCGGTCACGCGGACGTTGCTCGCGTCGAGGCTCCGGGGGACTTCCTCCCCGTCCGCCTTCTCGATGGTGACGCCCTCGACGTTGACGACGGCGTCCCGGAGGTCGACGCGGGCCACCTCGCCGGTCTCGCCGGCGAAGTCGCCGCGAAGCACCTCGACGGTGTCGCCGACGTTGACGCGGACGCTCCGCCGGCCGTGCTCGTCGCGGAGCTCCGGCGAGAGCGGTGCGCGGACCTGCTTCTGCCGCTCGTGGAGCGGCGCGTTGGCGCGTTGGTTTCGCTGTTTGCGTGGTTGTCGGGTCATACGATCATCGTCGCCGTACTGGCGATGCTGCCGAAGCGTTCTGCCACTTCCTGCGCGATGGGGCCCTTGATCTCCGTCCCGCGCGGGTCCTCGTTCTCGTCGACGATGACCCCCGCGTTGTCCTGGAACTTCACCCGCGTCCCGTCGGGACGGCGGATGGCCTTGCGCTGGCGTACGACGACGGCTTCGAGGACCTGTCGTCGCATCTCCGGGGTCCCCTTCGTGACCGAGACGGTGACCTTGTCACCGAGGCCGGCCTTGGGGTGGCGGTTCTTCGTGCCGTGGTAGCCCGAGACGGAGATGACTCGGAGCTCGCGCGCGCCGGTGTTGTCGGCGCACGTGATGAGCGAGCCCTTCTCCAGACCGGGCGTCACGTCGGCGGTGAGTGCCTGCATGGTCACTCACCCTCCGACTCGACGGTCGGCGTGCTGATGGTGTCGCTCGCTGTCTCGAACCGCTCGACGACTTCCACCGCGACGTGCGATTTCGTCTTCGAGAGCGGTCGTGTCTCTGCGATACGGACCGTGTCGCCTTCCGACAGCTCGAGGCAGGCCGGCGCGTGTGCCGGGATGCGCGAGCGTCGTTTCATGTAGCGGTCGTACTTCGGTACGAACACGTCGTACTCCCGCTCGACGACGACGGTCTTGTCCATGTCCGTGGAGGCGACGCGCCCCTCGACGGTCTGCCCGCGCACCGAGAGGGTGCCGTGGAACGGGCAGTTCGCGTCGGAGCAGGTCTCCTCCGGTTCCGGAACGTTCAGTCCTATTGCCATTGTGATCCTCGTGTGCGTTCGGTGCGTCGGGCCGGTCGCGCGACCAGTCGCTCGCCCTCGACGACGACGTACTCGCGGTCGTCGGTTCGCGGCTCGTCGCCGCTCGCGGGCAGCGCGAACTCGAACGTCGCGACCGCCTTCGGCACCTGCACGGGCCGAGCCCCCTCCACCGTGAGCGTGTTGGTCGTCTCCATGACGACCTCGCCCTCGACGCCCACGAGCGTGGGGTCGGTCGACTCGACGACCCGCACGTGCAGGCCGACGAGTTCGTGTCGTGGGAGGGTCTCGGCTGTCAGCATGTTACTCGCTCGCTTCGTCTTCGAGGTCGCCTTCCTCGCGCTGCACCGTCTTGATGCGCGCGATGGTGCGACGCAGCTCCTTGATGCGGCCGGGGTCGTCCGGCGCGCCACCCGCCGCCTGCACGGCGCGGGCGTTGAGCAGTTCCGTCTCGAGCTCGTCGAGTTCGACCTGCCGTTCGGCCGGCGTCATGTCGCGGAGCTCTTCGGTGTAGAGGATGGCCATTACTCCTCGACCTCCTCGTCGGATTCGTCTTCCTCGTCAGGGGTGTTGGGCGCGTCGGACGCCTCGTCGGCGCCGCCGGCGCTCTCGTCGTCACCCTCGACGGTCTCCTCGACGTCGACTTCGGCCGTCTCCTCGGCTTCCATCTCATCGAGCAGGTCCTCGGCTTCGGCCTCGACGTCCTCGTCGAGGTCGTCGAGTTCCTCCTCGATGTCGCCCTCCTCGGGCGTGGCGAGTTCCTGCTCCTCGTCGAGGACTTCCTCCTCGACGACCTCCTCCTCGGCGACCGGCGCGCTGCCGTCGTCCGCCTCGGAGTCGTCCTCGGCGTCGGCCTCGACACCGGTCTCGACCGGTTCGCTGGCCTCGCCGGGCTCGGATTCGAGCAGTTCCTCGACGTCGCCCTCGACCTCCTCGGGTTCGAGGACGTACTCGGAGACGTCGATGTCCTCGTGGATCTCGAAGTCGTCGGGGAGTTCGGCCTCCGGCGGGATGATCTTCACCGTCACGCCGATGGTACCGAGCTTCATCACGGCGACGCCGTCGCCGCGGTCCACGATGGACTCGGCGGGTTCGCCGTTGTGCTTGATGTACCCCCGGTTGAACTTCTCGACGCGCGAGCGCGCGCCGGTGACCTTCCCGCTCAGGACGATCTCGGCGCCCAGCGCGCCCGAGTCCATGATGCGGTCGATGGTCGTGTGACCCGCCTTGCGGAAGTACCAACCGCGCTCGAGCGCGTTGGCGAGGCGGTCGGCGACGATCTGGGCGTTCAGGTCCGGTTCGTCCACCTCCTGGACGTCGATCTGCGGGTCGTCGAGGTCGAAGCGACGCTCGAGTTCCGACGTGATCTTCCGGATGTTCTTCCCGCCCTTGCCGATGACCATCCCGGGCTTCTCCGCCCACAGGATGATCTGCGTGCCCATGGGCGTCTTGGCGACTTCCATGCCGCCGTAGCCCGCGCGCGCGAGTTCGTCGCCGAAGAACTCGTCTATCTGCGTGCGCTGGAGGCCGTTCTCGATGAATTCGTGTTCGTCTGCCATTAGTCGTCCACCTCCTCGAGGATGAGTTCGACGTCGACCTGCGGGGTGTTCCACGAGGTCGCGCGACCGAACGCCCGCGGCTTGCGCCCGGGCGACTCGCCGACCTTGTGGGCGGCGACGTGCATGATCTCCATCGTGTCACCGTCGAAGCCCTGGTGGTCCGCGTTGGAGACGGCGTTCTCGAGGAGGTCGAGGAACGCCTCCGTGGCCTTCTGGGGGTAGCGACCCGCGTCCCACCCGGAGATGTCCTTTCGGTGACCGACGCCGGAGTTGTGGGACTTGAACGGGACGGAGCGCTTCTCGTCGAGCACGTCCTGCAGGTACGCCTGCGCGTCGCCGGCGGTCATGCCCTTGATCGCGCGGGCGATCTCCTTGCTGTGCTTGTGGCTCATGTGACGCTCTCGGAGCATGGCTTTCGCCGTGGTCTCCGGGTCCGCGTCGACACTGTAGCTGATTCCCATGGTTCGTTTACTTCAGGGGGACGAACTTCGACGAGCGCGTCGCCCCGATGCCCGCCTGGCCGTGTTCGACCGACGTGCGCGTGAGGACGAACTCGCCCAGGTAGTGCCCGAGCATCTCGGGCTCTACCAGGACGCGCTCGAACTCCTGGCCGCTGTAGACGGCGAACGTCTTGCCGACGAACGCCGGGACGATCGGCATGTCCCGCTGGTGCGTCCGAATCGGGTTGTTCGCCGACTCGTCGTCGTCGCGCTTGTCGGCCTTCTCGAGCAGTTTCTCCTGCTCCGAGGTCAGGCCGCGTTCGATGCTTCGCCGCATGCGTGCGGGGAGCAGTTCCGCGAACTCCGAGAGGGTCATCCCCCGGAGTTCCTCGACCGTGTGGCCGCGGTACGTGAACTCCTCGTCCTTGTCGCGACCGATCTGGTAGTCTGAGCTCATTTGTTCCCTCGGTTACCGCCGCGGCCGGTCTTCCGGCTGGCGATGTCACCGACCTTGCGGCCGGGCGGCGCGTGCCGCGAGACGCTCTTGGGGCGGCCGGGGTGCTGGCGGCCGCCGCCACCGAACGGGTGGTCGACGGCGTTCATCGCCACACCACGGACGCGCGGCCACTTCGTCCCGCGGGCGCGCATCTTGTGGTACTTGTTCCCGGCCTTCACGAACGGCTTCTCCGTCCGCCCGCCACCGGCGACCACGCCGATGGTGGCGCGGCAGTCTGGCGAGAGGCGGCGGATCTCGCCACTCGGCAGCTGGACGACGGCCGCCTTCCGGTCGTGGGTCAGCAGCGTCGCGTTCACGCCCGACGAGCGGGCGAACTTGCCGCCGTCGCCGGCCTGCCGTTCGACGTTGCAGACCGGGACGCCCTCGGGAATCTCCCGCAGCGGGAGCGTGTTGCCGGGGGCGATCTCGGCGCTGACGCCGACCTGAATCTCGTCGCCGACGGCGACGCCCTCGGGCGCGAGCACGAGGCGCTGGTCGCCGTCCTCGAACTCGACGGCCGCGACGGGCGCCGAGCGGGCGGGGTCGTGTTCGATGTCGACGACCTCGCCGCGGACGACGTCGCCGTCCTCGACGGCGCGGTGGTCGAGCTTCGCCTTGTAGCGGTGCGACGGCGCGCGGAACGTCGGCGTGCCGCGCCCGCGTCGCTGCCCCTGAATCCTGCGTCCCATCTCAGAACACCCCGATACGGGAGGCGACCTCCTGTGCGTCGTCGTCCTCGGACAGACGCACGGTGGCCTTCTTGTTTCCGTCGGGCGTTATCTGCGTGTTGACGTCGTCGATGGCGATGTCGAACTGCTCTTCGAGCGCCGACTTGATCTCGGGCTTCGAGGCGTCCGCGTCGACGACGAACTCCAGTTTGTTCTGGAAGTCCATCTCGTTCATCGCCTTCTCCGTGACGTTCGGGTACTTGATTACGCTCATCGGTTCTCACCTCTGGTGAAAGCGATGAGTAGGGAGCGCGCGGAGCGTGCTCGCGTACTCATCTGTCTGCGACCTCCTCGATAGCGCTCTCGGTGAAGACGGTGAGCCGACCGGCGTGTGTGCCGGGGGCGAGGTCCTCCGCGTTGACCTCGCGGGCGGTGGCCACGTCGGCCCCTGCGAGGTTGCGGGCGGCCTTCGAGGGCTCGCCGGCGGTCACGAAGAGGACCGACTTCGGGCGCTTGTACTTGCGCCCGCGGGTCGTCCCGCGACCGCCGCGGACCGTCTTGCCCGCGTCCGCTCGCTCGATGTCGTCGGCGACGCCGAGCGCCTCCAGCACGTCGACGACCTCCTTCGTCTTCACGAGGTCCTCGAAGTCGTCGCTGACGACGAGGGGCAGGTCGACGCCGTCGTCGAACCGGTGGCCCCGTTCGCGGACGAGGTCCGCGTCCGTCGTGGCGGCGAGCGCCGAGCGGGTGGCGAGCTTGCGCTCCTTCTTGTTTATCTTCTCACCGCGGTCCTTCTCGGCCTTCGGCGGGTGCGCGCGGCGCCCGCTGACGGCCTGGGGAACGCGGCGTCCGACGCCGTTCTGTCGCGGCACGTGGGCCATGCCGCGCCCGGAGCCGAACGACTCCGCCGGGGTTCGCATCCCGGCGTACTCGTCGGCGCCGTAGTCCTGGGTTCGGTTCGCCTGGGCGGCGCGAACGGCCCGACCGATGAGGTCGGGTCGGTAGGGGGTCTCGAAGACCTCCGGCAGGTCGAGTTCCCCCGCGTCCCCGCCGTCCAGGTCGCGTACTGTGGCCTTCATCCTTGGTTAGACTTGGTAG
This genomic window contains:
- a CDS encoding 30S ribosomal protein S8, which encodes MVDNDPLASALSGLDNAERVGHLTQTVQPASNTIGSVLEVFYDRGYIDGFQFVDDGKAGRFEVELKGAINECGPVKPRYSAKADEYERWEKRFLPARDYGALVVTTSEGIMSHYEARDQGIGGQVIAYVY
- a CDS encoding 30S ribosomal protein S14 → MSESETEQETGEHAAKRTGQLETCQRCERQQGLVGKYDIWLCRQCFREIARGMGFKKYS
- a CDS encoding 50S ribosomal protein L5 — translated: MSESAEFHEMREPTVEKVVVHMGIGEGGQPLANAEDILEAVTGQESVRTVAKRTVQEFNIREGDPIGAKVTLRGERAAEFLDTALELADIRRRQFDETGNFSFGVDDHTDFPSQEYNPSIGIYGLDVTVNLVRPGYRVRKRDAVTRQIPSKHRLTVEDAIEFLEAEFDVEVN
- a CDS encoding 30S ribosomal protein S4e → MSKHQKRLSVPKSWPVERKTATFTVKAGAGPHGEAGVPLLVLLRDVLGYVDSKKEARYALDNDSVLVNGQAARDERRPIGMFDILGFPERDEYYRVFPGTGGRLALTAIAADAADSKLGKVVGKRTVAGGDTQLTLHDGQTLLTDDDDVAGKDSVVVDNESKDIVAHFAYEEGALVTAVDGRHAGEIGTVEEITVTAGSGSNTVSVSQEEGEGFETVEEYVVVIDENFTDGVSDE
- the rplX gene encoding 50S ribosomal protein L24, translated to MTRQPRKQRNQRANAPLHERQKQVRAPLSPELRDEHGRRSVRVNVGDTVEVLRGDFAGETGEVARVDLRDAVVNVEGVTIEKADGEEVPRSLDASNVRVTDLDLSDEVREARLTEDEDDE
- a CDS encoding 50S ribosomal protein L14, with product MQALTADVTPGLEKGSLITCADNTGARELRVISVSGYHGTKNRHPKAGLGDKVTVSVTKGTPEMRRQVLEAVVVRQRKAIRRPDGTRVKFQDNAGVIVDENEDPRGTEIKGPIAQEVAERFGSIASTATMIV
- a CDS encoding 30S ribosomal protein S17; translated protein: MAIGLNVPEPEETCSDANCPFHGTLSVRGQTVEGRVASTDMDKTVVVEREYDVFVPKYDRYMKRRSRIPAHAPACLELSEGDTVRIAETRPLSKTKSHVAVEVVERFETASDTISTPTVESEGE
- a CDS encoding ribonuclease P protein component 1 encodes the protein MLTAETLPRHELVGLHVRVVESTDPTLVGVEGEVVMETTNTLTVEGARPVQVPKAVATFEFALPASGDEPRTDDREYVVVEGERLVARPARRTERTRGSQWQ
- the rpmC gene encoding 50S ribosomal protein L29, with protein sequence MAILYTEELRDMTPAERQVELDELETELLNARAVQAAGGAPDDPGRIKELRRTIARIKTVQREEGDLEDEASE
- a CDS encoding 30S ribosomal protein S3 — protein: MADEHEFIENGLQRTQIDEFFGDELARAGYGGMEVAKTPMGTQIILWAEKPGMVIGKGGKNIRKITSELERRFDLDDPQIDVQEVDEPDLNAQIVADRLANALERGWYFRKAGHTTIDRIMDSGALGAEIVLSGKVTGARSRVEKFNRGYIKHNGEPAESIVDRGDGVAVMKLGTIGVTVKIIPPEAELPDDFEIHEDIDVSEYVLEPEEVEGDVEELLESEPGEASEPVETGVEADAEDDSEADDGSAPVAEEEVVEEEVLDEEQELATPEEGDIEEELDDLDEDVEAEAEDLLDEMEAEETAEVDVEETVEGDDESAGGADEASDAPNTPDEEDESDEEVEE
- a CDS encoding 50S ribosomal protein L22, giving the protein MGISYSVDADPETTAKAMLRERHMSHKHSKEIARAIKGMTAGDAQAYLQDVLDEKRSVPFKSHNSGVGHRKDISGWDAGRYPQKATEAFLDLLENAVSNADHQGFDGDTMEIMHVAAHKVGESPGRKPRAFGRATSWNTPQVDVELILEEVDD
- a CDS encoding 30S ribosomal protein S19; protein product: MSSDYQIGRDKDEEFTYRGHTVEELRGMTLSEFAELLPARMRRSIERGLTSEQEKLLEKADKRDDDESANNPIRTHQRDMPIVPAFVGKTFAVYSGQEFERVLVEPEMLGHYLGEFVLTRTSVEHGQAGIGATRSSKFVPLK
- a CDS encoding 50S ribosomal protein L2 translates to MGRRIQGQRRGRGTPTFRAPSHRYKAKLDHRAVEDGDVVRGEVVDIEHDPARSAPVAAVEFEDGDQRLVLAPEGVAVGDEIQVGVSAEIAPGNTLPLREIPEGVPVCNVERQAGDGGKFARSSGVNATLLTHDRKAAVVQLPSGEIRRLSPDCRATIGVVAGGGRTEKPFVKAGNKYHKMRARGTKWPRVRGVAMNAVDHPFGGGGRQHPGRPKSVSRHAPPGRKVGDIASRKTGRGGNRGNK
- a CDS encoding 50S ribosomal protein L23, yielding MSVIKYPNVTEKAMNEMDFQNKLEFVVDADASKPEIKSALEEQFDIAIDDVNTQITPDGNKKATVRLSEDDDAQEVASRIGVF
- the rpl4p gene encoding 50S ribosomal protein L4, with the protein product MKATVRDLDGGDAGELDLPEVFETPYRPDLIGRAVRAAQANRTQDYGADEYAGMRTPAESFGSGRGMAHVPRQNGVGRRVPQAVSGRRAHPPKAEKDRGEKINKKERKLATRSALAATTDADLVRERGHRFDDGVDLPLVVSDDFEDLVKTKEVVDVLEALGVADDIERADAGKTVRGGRGTTRGRKYKRPKSVLFVTAGEPSKAARNLAGADVATAREVNAEDLAPGTHAGRLTVFTESAIEEVADR